A window from Physeter macrocephalus isolate SW-GA chromosome 11, ASM283717v5, whole genome shotgun sequence encodes these proteins:
- the HOMEZ gene encoding homeobox and leucine zipper protein Homez isoform X1 yields MLKGRVSVRSRSPRRAISEGHKSESTMPPNKEASGLNSSPAGLICLPPISEELQLVWTQAAQTSELDGNEHLLQTFSYFPYPSLADIALLCLRYGLQMEKVKTWFMAQRLRCGISWSSEEIEETRARVVYHRDQLHFKSLLSFTHHAGRPPEEVPPSPMPPPEQVGLGIVPLTLSEPTQMKGLKVEPSEPSEPLSHQKGKEPLMAPGSGAFPRQSQFWQDLQSSGLSKEQAGKGPDQSHGLGTASWNHSTAVHQPRARDKPPPVSLLASSCKKESASNVTPPSSTSSSSFQVLANGATATSKPLQPLGCIPQPLSPNEQALRPQLEPAWPQGLRHNSAPGRVGPAEYLSPDMQRQRKTKRKTKEQLAILKSFFLQCQWARREDYHKLEQITGLPRPEIIQWFGDTRYALKHGQLKWFRDNAVPGAPSFQDPAIPTPPPSTRSLNEWAETPPLPIPPPPPDIRPLERYWATHQQLRESDIPQLSQASRLSTQQVLDWFDSRLPEPAEVVVCLDEEEEEEEEELPEDDEDEEEEEEDDDDDDDDVIIQD; encoded by the coding sequence CTATCTCTGAAGGGCACAAATCAGAAAGCACCATGCCTCCTAATAAAGAGGCCAGCGGTCTTAATAGCTCCCCTGCGGGGCTCATCTGTCTCCCTCCAATCTCTGAGGAGCTACAACTTGTGTGGACCCAGGCAGCCCAGACCAGTGAGCTGGATGGCAATGAACACTTGCTACAAACCTTCAGCTACTTTCCCTATCCCAGTTTAGCAGACATTGCCCTTCTCTGCCTACGCTATGGGCTGCAGATGGAGAAAGTCAAGACTTGGTTCATGGCCCAGCGCCTCCGCTGTGGCATTAGCTGGTCATCCGAAGAAATTGAAGAGACTCGAGCCCGAGTAGTCTACCATCGGGACCAACTCCATTTCAAATCCCTTCTCTCTTTTACTCATCATGCAGGGCGGCCCCCAGAGGAGGTGCCTCCTTCTCCAATGCCACCTCCAGAACAAGTTGGTCTTGGAATAGTTCCCCTGACTCTTAGTGAGCCCACCCAGATGAAAGGATTGAAGGTAGAGCCCTCAGAGCCCTCAGAGCCACTGAGTCACCAGAAAGGAAAGGAGCCCCTGATGGCACCTGGCAGTGGGGCATTCCCCCGCCAATCACAATTTTGGCAGGATCTTCAAAGCAGTGGCCTCTCTAAGGAGCAGGCAGGCAAGGGTCCCGACCAGTCACACGGCCTAGGTACTGCTTCCTGGAACCACTCCACAGCTGTCCACCAGCCCCGTGCTCGGGATAAGCCCCCACCCGTCTCATTACTTGCCAGTAGTTGTAAGAAGGAGTCAGCATCTAATGTGACTCCTCCTTCCTctacctcttcttcctctttccaggTACTGGCTAATGGAGCTACTGCCACCTCTAAACCCCTCCAGCCACTGGGCTGTATCCCACAGCCACTGTCACCCAATGAACAGGCACTACGCCCACAGCTGGAGCCAGCCTGGCCCCAGGGGCTAAGGCATAACTCAGCACCCGGTAGGGTTGGCCCTGCAGAGTACCTTTCCCCAGATATGCAACGCCAGCGAAAGACCAAGCGCAAAACCAAAGAGCAGCTGGCTAtcctcaaatcattttttttacagTGCCAGTGGGCACGGCGTGAGGATTACCATAAATTAGAGCAGATCACTGGTTTACCTCGGCCTGAGATTATTCAGTGGTTTGGTGACACACGCTATGCCTTGAAGCATGGGCAACTAAAATGGTTTCGGGACAACGCAGTACCTGGTGCCCCTAGTTTccaggatccagcaattcccacACCACCACCTTCAACCCGCTCCTTGAATGAATGGGCTGAGACACCACCTCTGccgatccccccacccccaccagataTACGACCCTTGGAGAGGTACTGGGCAACCCACCAACAGCTACGGGAAAGTGATATCCCTCAACTGAGTCAGGCATCAAGGCTTAGCACCCAGCAGGTACTGGATTGGTTTGACTCTCGATTACCTGAGCCAGCGGAAGTGGTGGTTTGTCtagatgaagaggaggaagaggaggaggaagaactgCCAGAAGATGAtgaggatgaagaggaggaggaggaagacgatgacgatgatgatgatgatgtgatcATCCAGGACTGA
- the HOMEZ gene encoding homeobox and leucine zipper protein Homez isoform X2 — translation MVRGWEPPPGPDCAISEGHKSESTMPPNKEASGLNSSPAGLICLPPISEELQLVWTQAAQTSELDGNEHLLQTFSYFPYPSLADIALLCLRYGLQMEKVKTWFMAQRLRCGISWSSEEIEETRARVVYHRDQLHFKSLLSFTHHAGRPPEEVPPSPMPPPEQVGLGIVPLTLSEPTQMKGLKVEPSEPSEPLSHQKGKEPLMAPGSGAFPRQSQFWQDLQSSGLSKEQAGKGPDQSHGLGTASWNHSTAVHQPRARDKPPPVSLLASSCKKESASNVTPPSSTSSSSFQVLANGATATSKPLQPLGCIPQPLSPNEQALRPQLEPAWPQGLRHNSAPGRVGPAEYLSPDMQRQRKTKRKTKEQLAILKSFFLQCQWARREDYHKLEQITGLPRPEIIQWFGDTRYALKHGQLKWFRDNAVPGAPSFQDPAIPTPPPSTRSLNEWAETPPLPIPPPPPDIRPLERYWATHQQLRESDIPQLSQASRLSTQQVLDWFDSRLPEPAEVVVCLDEEEEEEEEELPEDDEDEEEEEEDDDDDDDDVIIQD, via the coding sequence CTATCTCTGAAGGGCACAAATCAGAAAGCACCATGCCTCCTAATAAAGAGGCCAGCGGTCTTAATAGCTCCCCTGCGGGGCTCATCTGTCTCCCTCCAATCTCTGAGGAGCTACAACTTGTGTGGACCCAGGCAGCCCAGACCAGTGAGCTGGATGGCAATGAACACTTGCTACAAACCTTCAGCTACTTTCCCTATCCCAGTTTAGCAGACATTGCCCTTCTCTGCCTACGCTATGGGCTGCAGATGGAGAAAGTCAAGACTTGGTTCATGGCCCAGCGCCTCCGCTGTGGCATTAGCTGGTCATCCGAAGAAATTGAAGAGACTCGAGCCCGAGTAGTCTACCATCGGGACCAACTCCATTTCAAATCCCTTCTCTCTTTTACTCATCATGCAGGGCGGCCCCCAGAGGAGGTGCCTCCTTCTCCAATGCCACCTCCAGAACAAGTTGGTCTTGGAATAGTTCCCCTGACTCTTAGTGAGCCCACCCAGATGAAAGGATTGAAGGTAGAGCCCTCAGAGCCCTCAGAGCCACTGAGTCACCAGAAAGGAAAGGAGCCCCTGATGGCACCTGGCAGTGGGGCATTCCCCCGCCAATCACAATTTTGGCAGGATCTTCAAAGCAGTGGCCTCTCTAAGGAGCAGGCAGGCAAGGGTCCCGACCAGTCACACGGCCTAGGTACTGCTTCCTGGAACCACTCCACAGCTGTCCACCAGCCCCGTGCTCGGGATAAGCCCCCACCCGTCTCATTACTTGCCAGTAGTTGTAAGAAGGAGTCAGCATCTAATGTGACTCCTCCTTCCTctacctcttcttcctctttccaggTACTGGCTAATGGAGCTACTGCCACCTCTAAACCCCTCCAGCCACTGGGCTGTATCCCACAGCCACTGTCACCCAATGAACAGGCACTACGCCCACAGCTGGAGCCAGCCTGGCCCCAGGGGCTAAGGCATAACTCAGCACCCGGTAGGGTTGGCCCTGCAGAGTACCTTTCCCCAGATATGCAACGCCAGCGAAAGACCAAGCGCAAAACCAAAGAGCAGCTGGCTAtcctcaaatcattttttttacagTGCCAGTGGGCACGGCGTGAGGATTACCATAAATTAGAGCAGATCACTGGTTTACCTCGGCCTGAGATTATTCAGTGGTTTGGTGACACACGCTATGCCTTGAAGCATGGGCAACTAAAATGGTTTCGGGACAACGCAGTACCTGGTGCCCCTAGTTTccaggatccagcaattcccacACCACCACCTTCAACCCGCTCCTTGAATGAATGGGCTGAGACACCACCTCTGccgatccccccacccccaccagataTACGACCCTTGGAGAGGTACTGGGCAACCCACCAACAGCTACGGGAAAGTGATATCCCTCAACTGAGTCAGGCATCAAGGCTTAGCACCCAGCAGGTACTGGATTGGTTTGACTCTCGATTACCTGAGCCAGCGGAAGTGGTGGTTTGTCtagatgaagaggaggaagaggaggaggaagaactgCCAGAAGATGAtgaggatgaagaggaggaggaggaagacgatgacgatgatgatgatgatgtgatcATCCAGGACTGA
- the HOMEZ gene encoding homeobox and leucine zipper protein Homez isoform X3 — MPPNKEASGLNSSPAGLICLPPISEELQLVWTQAAQTSELDGNEHLLQTFSYFPYPSLADIALLCLRYGLQMEKVKTWFMAQRLRCGISWSSEEIEETRARVVYHRDQLHFKSLLSFTHHAGRPPEEVPPSPMPPPEQVGLGIVPLTLSEPTQMKGLKVEPSEPSEPLSHQKGKEPLMAPGSGAFPRQSQFWQDLQSSGLSKEQAGKGPDQSHGLGTASWNHSTAVHQPRARDKPPPVSLLASSCKKESASNVTPPSSTSSSSFQVLANGATATSKPLQPLGCIPQPLSPNEQALRPQLEPAWPQGLRHNSAPGRVGPAEYLSPDMQRQRKTKRKTKEQLAILKSFFLQCQWARREDYHKLEQITGLPRPEIIQWFGDTRYALKHGQLKWFRDNAVPGAPSFQDPAIPTPPPSTRSLNEWAETPPLPIPPPPPDIRPLERYWATHQQLRESDIPQLSQASRLSTQQVLDWFDSRLPEPAEVVVCLDEEEEEEEEELPEDDEDEEEEEEDDDDDDDDVIIQD; from the coding sequence ATGCCTCCTAATAAAGAGGCCAGCGGTCTTAATAGCTCCCCTGCGGGGCTCATCTGTCTCCCTCCAATCTCTGAGGAGCTACAACTTGTGTGGACCCAGGCAGCCCAGACCAGTGAGCTGGATGGCAATGAACACTTGCTACAAACCTTCAGCTACTTTCCCTATCCCAGTTTAGCAGACATTGCCCTTCTCTGCCTACGCTATGGGCTGCAGATGGAGAAAGTCAAGACTTGGTTCATGGCCCAGCGCCTCCGCTGTGGCATTAGCTGGTCATCCGAAGAAATTGAAGAGACTCGAGCCCGAGTAGTCTACCATCGGGACCAACTCCATTTCAAATCCCTTCTCTCTTTTACTCATCATGCAGGGCGGCCCCCAGAGGAGGTGCCTCCTTCTCCAATGCCACCTCCAGAACAAGTTGGTCTTGGAATAGTTCCCCTGACTCTTAGTGAGCCCACCCAGATGAAAGGATTGAAGGTAGAGCCCTCAGAGCCCTCAGAGCCACTGAGTCACCAGAAAGGAAAGGAGCCCCTGATGGCACCTGGCAGTGGGGCATTCCCCCGCCAATCACAATTTTGGCAGGATCTTCAAAGCAGTGGCCTCTCTAAGGAGCAGGCAGGCAAGGGTCCCGACCAGTCACACGGCCTAGGTACTGCTTCCTGGAACCACTCCACAGCTGTCCACCAGCCCCGTGCTCGGGATAAGCCCCCACCCGTCTCATTACTTGCCAGTAGTTGTAAGAAGGAGTCAGCATCTAATGTGACTCCTCCTTCCTctacctcttcttcctctttccaggTACTGGCTAATGGAGCTACTGCCACCTCTAAACCCCTCCAGCCACTGGGCTGTATCCCACAGCCACTGTCACCCAATGAACAGGCACTACGCCCACAGCTGGAGCCAGCCTGGCCCCAGGGGCTAAGGCATAACTCAGCACCCGGTAGGGTTGGCCCTGCAGAGTACCTTTCCCCAGATATGCAACGCCAGCGAAAGACCAAGCGCAAAACCAAAGAGCAGCTGGCTAtcctcaaatcattttttttacagTGCCAGTGGGCACGGCGTGAGGATTACCATAAATTAGAGCAGATCACTGGTTTACCTCGGCCTGAGATTATTCAGTGGTTTGGTGACACACGCTATGCCTTGAAGCATGGGCAACTAAAATGGTTTCGGGACAACGCAGTACCTGGTGCCCCTAGTTTccaggatccagcaattcccacACCACCACCTTCAACCCGCTCCTTGAATGAATGGGCTGAGACACCACCTCTGccgatccccccacccccaccagataTACGACCCTTGGAGAGGTACTGGGCAACCCACCAACAGCTACGGGAAAGTGATATCCCTCAACTGAGTCAGGCATCAAGGCTTAGCACCCAGCAGGTACTGGATTGGTTTGACTCTCGATTACCTGAGCCAGCGGAAGTGGTGGTTTGTCtagatgaagaggaggaagaggaggaggaagaactgCCAGAAGATGAtgaggatgaagaggaggaggaggaagacgatgacgatgatgatgatgatgtgatcATCCAGGACTGA